The Zerene cesonia ecotype Mississippi chromosome 19, Zerene_cesonia_1.1, whole genome shotgun sequence genome has a window encoding:
- the LOC119834392 gene encoding zinc finger protein 675 isoform X2: protein MNKICRICLEEGVLSSVFAKNYNLSLCDMIEYCSNVKIQKDDGLPEQMCSNCAYKLGIAFHFKQTCERSDIRLRQYLGLELTSKYKDANINTEPIVMTKTTIIKKCKCMGDMKKPRTNYKKKPDCDKLKRGPKVKPKKVHECYECHKQFRCQAQLEMHVWTHTGEKPFACVFCSRRFTQKHNLTIHLQMHTGEKPFQCEICSKRFSAQGNLQAHIKTHTGQKDHVCAVCNKAFITSSELTRHMTKHTGIRNFKCDICGKSYSQNRDLRLHKLRKHDCVPNEPESQKDAFNTNIDIVDVDEVKNIPSSSVKETNHFPSLHLSNKNPEHSLITQNHTLPYEDKGIKDIFSHSVFG, encoded by the exons atgaataaaatatgtagaatATGCCTAGAGGAAGGTGTACTATCATCCGTATTTgcgaaaaattacaatttatcacTGTGTGATATGATAGAATATTGTAGCAATGTAAAG ATACAAAAAGATGATGGACTACCAGAACAAATGTGTAGCAATTGCGCTTATAAATTAGGAATagcatttcatttcaaacagACTTGCGAGAGATCAGATATCAGATTGAGGCAGTATTTGGGTCTGGAGTTGACAAGCAA ATATAAAGATGCTAATATTAATACAGAACCaatt gTTATGactaaaacaacaattataaaaaaatg TAAATGTATGGGAGATATGAAAAAACCTcgcacaaattataaaaagaaaccaGACTGTGACAAACTTAAAAGAGGTCCAAAAGTGAAGCCAAAAAAAGTGCATGAATGTTATGAATGTCACAAACAATTCCGATGCCAAGCACAATTAGAAATGCATGTTTG GACACATACGGGAGAAAAACCATTTGCCTGTGTATTCTGCTCTAGAAGATTTACTCAAAAACACAATCTTACAATACACCTGCAAATGCATACTGGTGAAAAGCCCTTCCAGTGTGAAATATGCAG CAAAAGGTTCTCCGCACAAGGCAATTTACAGGCTCATATAAAAACTCACACAGGGCAAAAAGATCAT GTTTGTGCAGTATGCAACAAAGCATTTATTACATCCAGTGAATTAACCAGGCATATGACAAAACATACAGgcataagaaattttaaatgtgatataTGTGGGAAGAGTTATTCTCAAAATAGGGACCTA AGGCTGCATAAACTACGAAAACATGATTGCGTGCCAAATGAACCAGAATCACAAAAAGACGCCTTTAATACCAACATTGATATTGTTGATGTGGATGAAGTGAAAAACATACCATCGTCATCAGTAAAAGAAACCAATCATTTTCCTAGCCTACatttaagcaataaaaatcCAGAACACTCTTTAATAACTCAAAACCACACCTTGCCATATGAAGACAAAGggattaaagatattttttcacattCGGTATTTGGTTGA
- the LOC119834262 gene encoding NADH dehydrogenase [ubiquinone] 1 subunit C2 has product MSSQMSAIDLMKLGDEGRTKPFLNQYWPYILGVTFGIGTGVFMNFGTRRPVMSGIQKHVLATAGWCGILSYFTKQREDYLAEKEAVLRHYIELHPEDFVEPERKKIGDILEPWIPVR; this is encoded by the exons atgagtAGCCAAATGTCTGCTATTGATCTTATGAAATTAGGAGATGAAGGGAGAACAAAACCCTTCTTAAATCAATATTGGCCATATATCTTGGGTGTAACTTTTGGCATTGGCACTGGAGTCTTTATGAATTTCGGGACTCGGCGCCCTGTTATGAGTG GTATTCAAAAGCATGTTTTAGCTACCGCTGGATGGTGCGGAATACTCTCTTATTTCACAAAACAAAGAGAAGATTATTTAGCAGAAAAAGAGGCAGTTTTAAGACACTATATTGAATTGCATCCAGAGGATTTTGTTGAACCAG agAGGAAGAAAATTGGTGATATTTTGGAACCCTGGATTCCtgttagataa
- the LOC119834635 gene encoding rRNA-processing protein FCF1 homolog, producing the protein MGKQKKTRKIVEKRFAKMKKMINPKDNRIKPSDRGIQKKKKPDPNALKIREVPQTSSALFFQYNTQLGPPYHIIIDTNFINFSIKNKLDIVQNMMDCLYAKCIPYITDCVLGELEKLGRKYRVALRIIKDPRFERLACLHKGTYADDCIVQRVTQHKCYIVATNDKDLKRRIRKIPGVPIMYVADHKYTIERMPDAYGAPKGAI; encoded by the exons atg GGAAAGCAAAAGAAGACGAGAAAGATAGTCGAAAAGCGTTTCgcaaaaatgaagaaaatgatCAATCCTAAAGATAACAGAATAAAACCCAGTGATCGTGGTATccagaaaaaaaagaaacccGATCCAAATGCATTGAAAATACGAGAAGTTCCACAAACAAGTTCTGCTTTATTCTTCCAATATAATACACAACTCGGCCCACCTTATCACATAATAAtcgatacaaattttataaatttctctaTCAAGAATAAATTGGATATAGTTCAAAACATGATGGACTGTTTATATGCAAAGTGTATTCCATACATAACTGATTGTGTTTTAGGGGAATTAGAAAAACTTGGTCGTAAATATAGGGTAgctttaagaataattaaagatCCTCGTTTTGAACGGTTAGCATGCCTACACAAAGGAACATATGCAGATGACTGCATAGTACAAAGAGTGACACAGCATAAGTGTTATATTGTAGCAACCAATGATAAGGATTTGAAAAGGCGAATAAGAAAAATACCTGGTGTTCCTATTATGTATGTTGCAGACCACAAATATACTATAGAAAGAATGCCTGATGCTTATGGTGCACCCAAAGGTGcaatttga
- the LOC119834392 gene encoding zinc finger protein 501 isoform X3, whose product MCSNCAYKLGIAFHFKQTCERSDIRLRQYLGLELTSKYKDANINTEPIVMTKTTIIKKCKCMGDMKKPRTNYKKKPDCDKLKRGPKVKPKKVHECYECHKQFRCQAQLEMHVWTHTGEKPFACVFCSRRFTQKHNLTIHLQMHTGEKPFQCEICSKRFSAQGNLQAHIKTHTGQKDHVCAVCNKAFITSSELTRHMTKHTGIRNFKCDICGKSYSQNRDLWFFQRLHKLRKHDCVPNEPESQKDAFNTNIDIVDVDEVKNIPSSSVKETNHFPSLHLSNKNPEHSLITQNHTLPYEDKGIKDIFSHSVFG is encoded by the exons ATGTGTAGCAATTGCGCTTATAAATTAGGAATagcatttcatttcaaacagACTTGCGAGAGATCAGATATCAGATTGAGGCAGTATTTGGGTCTGGAGTTGACAAGCAA ATATAAAGATGCTAATATTAATACAGAACCaatt gTTATGactaaaacaacaattataaaaaaatg TAAATGTATGGGAGATATGAAAAAACCTcgcacaaattataaaaagaaaccaGACTGTGACAAACTTAAAAGAGGTCCAAAAGTGAAGCCAAAAAAAGTGCATGAATGTTATGAATGTCACAAACAATTCCGATGCCAAGCACAATTAGAAATGCATGTTTG GACACATACGGGAGAAAAACCATTTGCCTGTGTATTCTGCTCTAGAAGATTTACTCAAAAACACAATCTTACAATACACCTGCAAATGCATACTGGTGAAAAGCCCTTCCAGTGTGAAATATGCAG CAAAAGGTTCTCCGCACAAGGCAATTTACAGGCTCATATAAAAACTCACACAGGGCAAAAAGATCAT GTTTGTGCAGTATGCAACAAAGCATTTATTACATCCAGTGAATTAACCAGGCATATGACAAAACATACAGgcataagaaattttaaatgtgatataTGTGGGAAGAGTTATTCTCAAAATAGGGACCTA TGGTTTTTTCAGAGGCTGCATAAACTACGAAAACATGATTGCGTGCCAAATGAACCAGAATCACAAAAAGACGCCTTTAATACCAACATTGATATTGTTGATGTGGATGAAGTGAAAAACATACCATCGTCATCAGTAAAAGAAACCAATCATTTTCCTAGCCTACatttaagcaataaaaatcCAGAACACTCTTTAATAACTCAAAACCACACCTTGCCATATGAAGACAAAGggattaaagatattttttcacattCGGTATTTGGTTGA
- the LOC119834392 gene encoding zinc finger protein 501 isoform X1 — MNKICRICLEEGVLSSVFAKNYNLSLCDMIEYCSNVKIQKDDGLPEQMCSNCAYKLGIAFHFKQTCERSDIRLRQYLGLELTSKYKDANINTEPIVMTKTTIIKKCKCMGDMKKPRTNYKKKPDCDKLKRGPKVKPKKVHECYECHKQFRCQAQLEMHVWTHTGEKPFACVFCSRRFTQKHNLTIHLQMHTGEKPFQCEICSKRFSAQGNLQAHIKTHTGQKDHVCAVCNKAFITSSELTRHMTKHTGIRNFKCDICGKSYSQNRDLWFFQRLHKLRKHDCVPNEPESQKDAFNTNIDIVDVDEVKNIPSSSVKETNHFPSLHLSNKNPEHSLITQNHTLPYEDKGIKDIFSHSVFG, encoded by the exons atgaataaaatatgtagaatATGCCTAGAGGAAGGTGTACTATCATCCGTATTTgcgaaaaattacaatttatcacTGTGTGATATGATAGAATATTGTAGCAATGTAAAG ATACAAAAAGATGATGGACTACCAGAACAAATGTGTAGCAATTGCGCTTATAAATTAGGAATagcatttcatttcaaacagACTTGCGAGAGATCAGATATCAGATTGAGGCAGTATTTGGGTCTGGAGTTGACAAGCAA ATATAAAGATGCTAATATTAATACAGAACCaatt gTTATGactaaaacaacaattataaaaaaatg TAAATGTATGGGAGATATGAAAAAACCTcgcacaaattataaaaagaaaccaGACTGTGACAAACTTAAAAGAGGTCCAAAAGTGAAGCCAAAAAAAGTGCATGAATGTTATGAATGTCACAAACAATTCCGATGCCAAGCACAATTAGAAATGCATGTTTG GACACATACGGGAGAAAAACCATTTGCCTGTGTATTCTGCTCTAGAAGATTTACTCAAAAACACAATCTTACAATACACCTGCAAATGCATACTGGTGAAAAGCCCTTCCAGTGTGAAATATGCAG CAAAAGGTTCTCCGCACAAGGCAATTTACAGGCTCATATAAAAACTCACACAGGGCAAAAAGATCAT GTTTGTGCAGTATGCAACAAAGCATTTATTACATCCAGTGAATTAACCAGGCATATGACAAAACATACAGgcataagaaattttaaatgtgatataTGTGGGAAGAGTTATTCTCAAAATAGGGACCTA TGGTTTTTTCAGAGGCTGCATAAACTACGAAAACATGATTGCGTGCCAAATGAACCAGAATCACAAAAAGACGCCTTTAATACCAACATTGATATTGTTGATGTGGATGAAGTGAAAAACATACCATCGTCATCAGTAAAAGAAACCAATCATTTTCCTAGCCTACatttaagcaataaaaatcCAGAACACTCTTTAATAACTCAAAACCACACCTTGCCATATGAAGACAAAGggattaaagatattttttcacattCGGTATTTGGTTGA